The Oncorhynchus gorbuscha isolate QuinsamMale2020 ecotype Even-year linkage group LG06, OgorEven_v1.0, whole genome shotgun sequence sequence tgccacaccctggcctgacccaatacatgaagataaacacaaaatacttcgaccagggcgtgacaagttcaaattggagatttttggttccaaccgccgtgtctgtgAACGAATTACCTCTGCATGTGTCTTTCCCACCGTAAAgaagtgctttgctggtgacactgatttttatttacaattcaagacacacttaaccaacatggctaccacagcattctgcagcgatacaccatcccatctggtttgggctatctttttttttaaagtttttttttttaagggaactccttcaagactgttggaaaagcattccagttgaagctggttgagagaatgccaagagtgtgcaaatctgtcatcaaggcaaagggtggcaatttgaagattctcaaatgtaaaatatattttgatttaacacgttcttggttactacatgattccatttgttatttcatagttttgatgtgttcactattctacaatgtgtaAAATATTAACCaaaaggtgttctaaaacttttgaccagtagtgtaactATAAAAAAACACTGTATTGAGCACATAAGATGTGACATGCACCAAGATGGCTGCtgtagaacaaattcttattttcaactacaaacagtgggttaactgcatgttcagagacagaacgacagatttataccttgccAGCTCAGGGGTTGGAACTTGCAACctactggttactagtccaacactctaaccactaggccaccctggcACTCCATCTGACATGCACCAAGATGGCTGCTGTAGCATGGATCTGACATGCACCAAGATTGCTTCAGTAACATGGATCTGACATGCACCAAGATTGCTGCAGTAACATGGATCTGACATGCACCAAGACGGTTGCTGTAGCATGGATCTGCAGCAAGAAGAAACTACCATGTATGAATCATGAGCTAAATACTACCACCATGACATCAACAGAGCATGCTAGCTAATCGCTCATACAGCAATCATGTCAAAATGCATGGCTGGAATGACGTCAAACTATATTATGCATGTGTTGAACTCGTAAACATCGTAAATATGAAAACAGAACACAACACTTCAGAACATGACCTACTGCCTGCACAGAATTATCGGGCTGGAAATAATTTGTTGGAGATCTCCCCATATCTGTAAGCGCAGCCAATGACATTACACCTTATTGAAGTCTGACTTGAACCTACCAAGTGAAATACATAAACATTAAATACACATTTTTGCAAGTGGCAAGTTGAACCATAAATAACCACTTTACACTGGTATGTTCGTGTCTCCGGCCATGATGAACTGCAATAACCTCACGACCTGGTTGGTGTTAACCAATCATAGCACAGTATGATATAACAGCAGAATGTaaccaattttttttatttaagtaTGTTTCACATGAATTTACAGGATACAATGCTGCTAAATCAACTTAATGATCCTAAAGATGTCACTGACGACTGTTTCCTCCCATGACTAATGAGGAtagtttgctgtttggggttttaggctttcTGTAGTTAGAGATGACctttaaataaatttgatttgatttgtttgttcATGTGTTCACACTGTTATATTTGGCGCAATGCCCCAGTGAATATTGTTGATGGAGCACATTTTCACTGTCAAAGAGAAGATAACTCTGGACTAATGCTCAGTTATATTAACATTTAGGCTACATGCAGTTATTCACATGAAATGTGTAAATCATAATGAATTAATGCATACCAGGGTTGGGGTCCATTCTGAATTGAGTTGCAAATTGCTCTAATTTCAATTAAATGAATGAATTAGAATATCATTGGAATTTGTTTTAAAGAAATGGCTTATTTATTCTACACGCCACCAAATGAATGTTTATTTTGACATATGGTCAGCAATGCCATGCAGCATAAGGTTGAAACGTTTCATTTTTAAAGCTCAATTTAAACCATTTAAAATTTGAGGTCTGGAAACATTCCAGGATCATGTTTCGGTTTGTCCATAATAATGAATAATTCCCTTAACGTTTTTAAATATCAGAAGATGGAAAAATCCTAGAATGCATTGGATCGAACACTGCATTATGCAAGGGAACAATCTAATATCTCTTGACAAAGAAGAAAAATACAGTGACATCTGAATTACAATCAAATTAATATTTGAAATGGTATGTGTATTTTTTGCATTAAGTGGCATATCCTTTCGATAAACTATTTGTCAAGTGAATGAGACTCATGGTTCACCTCTCAGTTGAATTGGTTTAAATGATTTACATTTTACTTCAATTCAAATTTTCTGCATCTTGTGGGGTGTGGCCAATTCATTGTCTGAATTAAATGAATATAAATATATTCATTTAATTCAGAAATTCCAAATGTACCCCAACCCTGATGAATACAGAACATGATGTACAtgaactgttttttttttatcctaACAACTGTCTACCTTACAGACCCCCAAGAGATTTGGATTCGAAAGCTTGCGTGACCATCGGAGAGAAGGTACCTCATCTAGTTAATGATCAGTATGCTTCTCTTACTGTCTCTCACATTCTTACCTTTCGTCTACCACTGTCCTTTCCCACACAGGTTCCTTTGACAAAACCTTTATATAAAACTGAAGAACTTACATAAACATATGTTTTTACATCTGTGTATAGTTGTTCAAACCTCTGTATACTTTAGGTTGAGTTAGGTCCTCTGTCTGTGGTCTGGATGCAGAAAGCTGAAAGCTTGGCTCAATTAAGGGTCTGTGAGCCGTAAAGAACGGCCTAACAAACATTATGACCCAGATTGAACACTTCTGATTGTAGGCAGACTGGAATGTGCTTTACTGCCTGACGGGCagtaaaaatatttattttaaactCATCAAATAAGTGGAATTTTCCATTGGCAAAGATGCAAGGTTTTTTTGTCTTACAATATAGCCTGAAGTCAAAGTCAGGGCAGCAATTTATTTTTTGGTTCTTGTATAAAGTGTAAGCAAACAAATGGTCCCATGATTTACGTAAACTTTTCATTCAGATGAAAAGGGGCATTTGTGGTGTCTTTGGACTCAACCCAACAACCCCTTAgaagagactatatacagtatttagTGTTTCAATGTTCAAGGCTTTCCATGTTAAAAAACTGGTTGGAGTAGATGTTTAAACAAAGACGTAGCTCAGAGCAAAGCAGCACTCTCAAATAAAGAGAATAAGAGATACTCCCACTTAAAATGGGACCCCGTATGTTGGTAGATTAGGATTTAGTGTTTCTTTTCGTGTTTgtcgctctctgtttctgtttgtttgcACAAGATGAGGATTGGGTACCAAAAACCCCAATGACCTCTTGTGACTTAATATTTGTATCCCTCTTTTTGTatacctataatttagcccacctataatttagcccaaacaactacctctttcccaactgtatttaattaatttatttattttgttcctttgcaccccattatttttatttctacattgcacattcttccattgcaaaactaccattccagtgttttacttgctatattgtatttactttgccaccatggccttttttgcctttacctccctcctcacctcatttgctcacattgtatatagacttgtttatactgtattattgactgtatgtttgttttactccatgtgtaactctgtgtcgttgtatctgtcgaactgctttgctttatcttggccaggtcacaattgtaaatgagaacttgttctcaacttgcctacctggttaaataaaggtgaaatatatatatatatatatttttaattcaaTGAATACTTCAAGTATGGGAGAagtaagggaaggaagggagattTTTACCcagtcttgctctctctcattaCATCACCGTGTTTTAATCCAGCCTGACATGgcactctcccctgtctgtctgtgcagaACTTTGTGGTGAAGGCCGATGACCTGGAGCAGATCGACGAGCTGGGAAGAGGGGCGTATGGTGTGGTGGACAAGATGAGGCACATGCCCAGTGGCTTGATCATGGCAGTGAAGGTATGTGAGATTTGATGATGTAATTGATGTTCACTTTCAGGCGATCTAGATCAGGTTACTATATAGCAAAAGCACTTATACAGGCAGCCTAATTCTGGTATTTTGACCTATCAGGTCAGTtattttgccaataattgggcaaaagatcagaattgggctgcctttgTTAACACAACCATAGTGACAGCTGTTGATGTAATACGTTTGTGGGATGGATGGACTTGATTGATTTTTGATGACCTTTCGCTCCCGCCCTAGAGGATCCGTGCCACAGTGAACACCCAGGAACAGAAGAGACTGCTGATGGACCTGGACATCTCAATGAGGACAGTAGACTGCTTCTACACAGTCACCTTCTACGGCGCACTCTTCAGAGAGGTAACTAGCTACTTTATAACAATAATACTTAGACATTATAGGGTGTTTTTCTTAAACCCAGATACGCTTTACAATAAACATATTTGTTTCTTTTGTCGCCATACGTTTTTACAATTGCAAAAGTTACTCTATGGGGTTCTCCTACTGACCTAGTTTATTCCTATAAGGAACATACGCTTCCTACAATGTCATTACAAAGATATCAGAGGACAGAGCCTTGCAGATATGCTGTTAAgtatattggcacccttgcaaTTTCAAACGGAGTGCAATCAATCAGAATGTTCTGTTTTTCTCTTTTTAAAACAGGCTATTTTTACCCTGTCAACAAATAAAATGAGGATTCCTCAAGGGTTCTATGGTAAGGGGGATTGTTCTATGTGGTGCAATAATGACTAAAATAACCCTTTGAACTCTTTAATGGTTCTTTGCAATTCAGGAAAAGTGTTGTTTCATCTTTGAGTTATAATTCAAATGTGGCTCATTGAGAGTATTTTGAGGCTTGCTTTGCTCACAGTTCTTTTTGAGCAACCATGAGTGAGTGTCATAATAGTGTCATAataattcaaaaatcatgttaaccactattattgaacacggattgagtccatgcaacttattatgcgatttgttaagcacatttttactcctgaatttagttaggcttgccataataaaggggttgcatacttattgactcaagacatttcagcttttcatttttaatttctAACATTTTCTACAAACACAATTCCAGTTCAcattgttatgttgtgtgtgtatcagtgacaAACTCAATTTAATAcactttaaattcaggctgtaacacagaaAAATATAGAAAAAGTAAAGGCATGtaaatgctttctgaaggcacagtatatagcaccaaaaagggATCTGCTATGGTTTTGTCACTATATAGAACCATGTTTTGTTAGTGTGTAGGCACACCTGCAACTTAGCACAAGTAGGATAAATTACACTTGCCAAGAATCACTTGTCTCCAACCAAATtagaatgtttttaaaaaattcgGCCAGAACATTTTTGACTTTGTGGCCAGTTGTTCATTAAACAAATACAAGTGTAaacaaaaaatgatttttttaaaatttaaacTTATTTTAGGAGAAAGGGTGAATTGTGCATCGGTGCCAATATATTTGGCCCCATCTGTATGTGCATAGAGGCAGGTACCGAGTTACTATCTTAGTCCTCTTCCTAACTATATGGAACATAAGGCTTCCTACACTGCCATTACAGCCTTGATTTATACAATGACAGAGTACCATGATGTGCTGCCATTCAGACCGGTACCATAGAGATGTGGGAGGGCATAGCTTTTTATGTTGTAGTCAACATAAACAAATAAGAATTCCAGATTTTTCTGGATGTAGTTGTCTTCCTCCTGAAGAGAAGAGCGTTCCACAGGATATCCCTCCACAGCAGAGCACATTGGAAAAAGCTCTTTCCTGTTAGTCGAACCGTGTGTCAGGAATCTGGTCCGAATCTGTTGTGTTTTTCCAATCCCTCCCTCAACCGctttctccatctttctgtctTCCCCTCTTTCCATTTATTTTTCTCTCTATCGCCAATCTCTGtacccctctatccatctccccctttcgactccctccatctctccatctgtacATCATACTGTATCCTCCACTATATGAAAGATTGCCCCTTGTTATGTAATCAGGGTGATGTGTGGATCTGTATGGAGCTGATGGACACTTCTCTGGATAAATTCTACAAGCAGGTGATAGATAAAGGCATGACCATCCCCGAGGACATACTGGGAAAGATGGCTGTCTCGGTGAGTAGGACTAGGGCGCAGGGGACGATTTGGATTGGGCCCATGTACAATCATACTGGTAGAAGTTTCACCATATTGCTTATACCaatcaaatcctctcagatctccacaaatGCATAGGGCATAGAGTGTAGGTGATTATTTGGGATTATTTGGTAAAAGCATGCGTTTTCTTTATGTTCcatatttgaaatgcaagagaggCCATACATTGAGAGAGGATTATAGGTGTAATTTAGATattgtccacaagatggcagcagtgtgtgcaaagtttccgactgatccagtgaagaattacatcactacacaatattttgtatcaatATAAATTCGGTGAATTTATGAAtgttcaagtacataactatagagaacatacaaaaatgctatGGTAATAAACAATTGAAgattacacactcccaggaatgtcatacatgatggatcattagtaTCCCTACAGAATACACAATaaccttcacacatctagatggttGCTCgtggtgggtgtggagccagagacaacagtggggtcaaactgtagaacccagttcctacatttgaatatacaaaactatgctacattttatcttgggggcctcaggatgacaaatcagagcaagattactgaatttaagtacattatttaccttcagagttGAATGTATCAAACCATTTTCCGTGAGAAGTGTTTTGTTGTTCTATCCTCAAACAATAATGTTtttgctgtaatagctactgtaaattggatacTGCAGTTTGATTAAcgagaatttaagctttctgcccatataagacatgtctatgtccctgAAAGTTGGCAGTTTTTTTACAATGTCACATTATTGCATATTGAGCAACAACtgtcccggtttagggacaccAGTCCCGTAGAGGTTAATTCATATGAGTAGGACTAAAGTTATCAGTCAGcctagagaccaagatgaataaTACATGAGTTGGTTATGTGtaggaatatacagtatattatgaaCGTATTGTTGTCAGATCAGTCCGTCTCTAGACAAAGAGGAATAGCCTATTACTGTACGTGGGTATACATGTAGTGGACTAAATGTGTTCATTCATGCTAGATGCTTAATATAATAAGAATGAATAAATAATAGATGCAACCATATGGATTCCCCTATCTCCTCTTTCTGCTGGTGTTCTGTTCTTATGTTCTAATCTCCCTGGTTACAGGTAGTGAAGGCTCTGGAACATCTGCACAGTAACCTGTCAGTGATCCACCGAGGTAACATCAGAGTTAAATAAAACGTTTTATATTCAAATATGTATATGTTACTGCcagaaataaaggaaacacttgagtaaatgatgGATACAAAGTATgttgtggttcctgagttaattaagcaattaacatcccatcatgcttagggtcacgTTTAAAgggtatgtgtatatgtgtctcagtccccagatctcaacccaattgaacacatagggagattctggagcagcgcTTGAATGTTTTCCACCATCATCAAAACACTAAATGATGGAACCTCTCATGGAaaaatggtgtcgcatccctccaatagagtttcaGACACTTGCAGAATCTATGCcacggtgcattgaagctgttctggcggctTGTGGTGACCCAATGCCCTAATAAGACAcgatgttggtgtttcctttattttggcagttacctgtattatGCATATCTATGGGGTACACCTTAAAACAGTTGGACTAGTGTCCATCCATTAAAACCATGTCTCACCAAAGGTCAAAGACTCTATTTCTTGTGTCTAAAACCTCAGTGTTCCATGCGTCTGTTTCTGTATTAACATTGCATGTAGTAATTTAAGATGATTGCAGGTTACTAAAATAAAGTGAAAACTGTGCCTAGCCAGCAACCACAGTCCTGCTGCAAATGTGTTTTGAGGGCTGTGTGTTTGAGACTGTTATCTGCTTCCCAGTTCTGTCACTGTGGCTAACTGACTAGGCAGATTAAATCAGTGATGACCCTGTTTCTCTTTCACTTCCgtcacactcctctctcttccatatctctctctctctctctctctctctctctctctctctctctctctctctctctctataaacttccatctcctctttttctcccctctctccctcagatgtGAAGCCATCAAATGTATTGATCAACACACAGGGCCAGGTGAAGATGTGTGACTTTGGGATCAGTGGTTACCTGGTTGACTCCGTGGCCAAGACCATAGACGCCGGCTGCAAGCCCTACATGGCGGTAAGTGGGTGTGTGGTAGGAGAGGTATAGGGGttttaaaatatatacaaaatagaTGTCTACTCAGTAAAATCAAACTATTAAGGATTTAGGCTTAAAGATGCTCATGAGCCAAAGCAGGTTCCCAAAACTGTTGGACAGCTGTGAATGTCATCCAAttcctatgatatgttatgtcCTGCAAAAATAGtatgaaaataaatacatttccttCAATTCACATGACCTATTACGAATTCcaattcatacaatatgttacttgtaaaaaatatatttttttatacatttaacctttatttaactaggcaagtcagttaagaacaaattattatttacaatgacggcctacaccggtcaaacccggacaacgctgggccaattgtgcaccaccctatgggcctcccaatcacggccggttgtgatacagcctggaatcgatccAGGGTGTTTAgggatgcctcaagcactgagatgcagtgccttagacgactgtgtcactcgggagcccaaatgcTGGCTCAGTGAATAACTGTTTACAGAACAGAGATATGATACATGATGTTAATGAATTATTGTACAAGTTTGACTGAGCTGACTGCTTGCTGCCTGTATGTTTAAGTGCTACAGGTCTCTATGTTATGTCATTAGCCATGCCCTTTAATAACCACGGTTAGCTTTTAACTGCTGTGTGTCCACAGAGCCTTTGATTGGCTGAGCAATTTAAGGCCTGGTAGCACTCCGAGAACAGaatgggttgtgtgtgtttgaggtacAGATGATGGGGGGGAGTTTGGGTCGTCTAGGACAACTAATGTTAATTTGCAATACTAAAGTGATATTATCCgggtctcgtgtgtgtgtgtgtgtgtgtgtgtgcgtgtgtgtgtggttctgttcTGTCCCCCAGCCAGAGAGGATCAACCCAGAGATTAATCAGAAAGGATACAACGTCAAGTCTGACATTTGGAGTTTAGGAATCACTATGGTGAGTCTCTATTCAAATGTTTACTTATGCAGATTATTCATTTATAATTATAAAAAAGTGATTATTACACTAGTAGGCctatattatatttattaatgCTACAGTAACCACagattaaatgttttattttagttTTCCTGGGTGACATTTTGTACATTGCTAGTAATAGTCATAAGTGGAGAAAAAAAAGTTATATTGAATTTAAAATAATTATTGTGCTAATAGAACATGTTTTTCATGTTCAAGAAAAGCTTTGTCTTTCAGTGAGACATGATGACCCTCTACTGCTCTGCTCCAGGAGAGCTGTTAcatattcctctctctcatttGCACATCCTAAATTCTATCACACCCAataacagtttggtgacaaaagAATGTGATGATCCTCCAGCTGCCAATGGTAGTTTTCAGAAATGTAACTGTCTAGGGCAGGGATATTAAACTCCTAAACTCCGGAGACTGCTGGTTTTCTATTCTACCTGATAATTCATTGCACCCGCCTGGTGTCCAAGGTCTAAACCGGTCCAAGGTCTAAACCGGTGCCGATTAGAGGAGAACAATGAAAAAACACAGTGGAACTGTATTCAAGGTCCAGAGTTGAATTGAGGGGTCTAATGTCACAAATCACCCCATTTCTGGCGTCTAACGACAGAATCTTTAGCTTAGTGCATTTTATGTACAACAATACAATGCTGCATTTTATGTACAACAATACAATGCTGCATTTTATGTACAACAAAGCTATATTTTATGAACAACAATACAATGCTACATTTTATGTACAACAAAGCTACATTTTATGTACAACAATACAATGCTACATTTTATGTACAACAAAGCTACATTTTATGTATAACAATACAATGCTACATtttatgtacatttacatttaagtcacatttaagtcatttagcagacgctcttatccagagcgacttacaaattggtgcattcaccttatgacatccagtggaacagtcactttacaatagtgcatctaaatcttaaaggggggtgagagggaatacttatcctatcctaggtattccttaaagaggtggggtttcaggtgtctccggaaggtggtgattgactccgctgtcctggcgtcgtgagggagtttgttccaccattggggggccagagcagcgaacagttttgactgggctgagcgggagctgtacttcctcagtggtagggaggcgagcaggccagaggtggatgaacgcagtgcccttgtttgggtgtagggcctgatcagagcctggaggtactgaggtgccgttcccctcacagctccgtaggcaagcaccatggtcttgtagcggatgcgagcttcaactggaagccagtggagagaacggaggagcggggtgacgtgagagaacttgggaaggttgaacaccagacgggctgcggcgttctggatgagttgaaggggtttaatggcacaggcagggagcccagccaacagcgagttgcagtagtccagacgggagatgacaagtgcctggattaggacctgcgccgcttcctgtgtgaggcagggtcgtactctgcggatgttgtagagcatgaacctacaggaacgggccaccgccttgatgttggttgagaacgacagggtgttgtccaggatcacaccaaggttcttagcgctctgggaggaggacacaatggagttgtcaaccgtgatggcgagatcatttGTACAACAAAGCTACATTTTATGTACAACAATACATTGCTACATTTTATGTACAACAAAGCTACATTTTATGTACAACAATACAATGCTACATTTTATGTACAACAAAGCTACATTTTATGTACAACAATACAATGCTGCATTTTATGTACAACAATACAATGCTGCATTTTATGTACAACAATACAATGCTGCATTTTATGTACAACAATACAATGCTGCATTTTATGTACAACAATACAATGCTACATTTTATGTACAACAATACAATGCTACATTTTATGTACAACAATACAATGCTGCATTCCTGCATTGCACCTCCATTACTAGGTCGCGTCATGCCATTGTTTTGAATGTTCTAAAGCCACCCTCTACCGGTGACGCAATACTGGTGCCCTAAAGTCGTGATAATCCCAGTCATTCTGGGCGGAGGCTAACAACTGTTTAGTGTAAATTACACTACAGTGCCTGGAAATACGATTATATTGCGAAAGTAGTCAAATGTTTAGTAGGAAACAACTTTGCCAGCATTATCATGTTGTCAAATTTACTTTCGACATACGGCAATATTGTCATTAGCCAGCAAAATTCCTCAAaaatagctagcaatgctaacgttagctatcttaAATCAGGTGACCTCTCGATCTTATTCTAACTGGCTACCGTTATACTGCATCGAAAGTCAATCTGGCGACATCAAAATGATGGCAAAAGGTTTTACCACAAATTATTTGCCTCTCTTTGAATGGCATTGTATTTCCAAGCCACTGTAATGCACTTTTGATGAAATGCTCATCAGCGCTCATTGACGATGCATTGAGTAGAATGCTCAGTTGCTCATCAGTAGAAAACAAACGTTCAAAATAATATTGTGACGAAACATGCAACCCATGAATAGCCTGCCCTCTAGCAGTGCCCTGTGATATAACTGTGCCCTGTCATCTCATTCCCTGTCATATCCTGTGCCCCCCTCTTCAGATTGAGCTGGCCATCTTGCGTTTTCCCTATGACTCGTGGGGCACCCCTTTCCAGCAGCTGAAGCAGGTGGTGGAGGAACCATCCCCCCAGCTTCCTGCTGACCAGTTCTCCCCTGAGTTTGTTGACTTCACCTCCCTGTGGTACGTTCTCCTCTCCTGTAaagctagcctggtcccagatctgtttgggcTGTCTTTCCAAGTCTATGTATGGTCGTTGTTATGTTTGTCATGATAGCAACAATTAGATTTGGCAAGACATCAGaagcagatctgggaccaggctta is a genomic window containing:
- the LOC124038478 gene encoding dual specificity mitogen-activated protein kinase kinase 6-like isoform X2, producing MLHVQGKRKPVLSLSKDVFEQPPAAAAPPRDLDSKACVTIGEKNFVVKADDLEQIDELGRGAYGVVDKMRHMPSGLIMAVKRIRATVNTQEQKRLLMDLDISMRTVDCFYTVTFYGALFREGDVWICMELMDTSLDKFYKQVIDKGMTIPEDILGKMAVSVVKALEHLHSNLSVIHRDVKPSNVLINTQGQVKMCDFGISGYLVDSVAKTIDAGCKPYMAPERINPEINQKGYNVKSDIWSLGITMIELAILRFPYDSWGTPFQQLKQVVEEPSPQLPADQFSPEFVDFTSLCLKKNSKERPNYPELMQHPFFISHESKETDVACFVKVILGD
- the LOC124038478 gene encoding dual specificity mitogen-activated protein kinase kinase 6-like isoform X1, with the translated sequence MEGGSEKQGTVFCASPPPDQSKGEMSQPKGGKRKPVLSLSKDVFEQPPAAAAPPRDLDSKACVTIGEKNFVVKADDLEQIDELGRGAYGVVDKMRHMPSGLIMAVKRIRATVNTQEQKRLLMDLDISMRTVDCFYTVTFYGALFREGDVWICMELMDTSLDKFYKQVIDKGMTIPEDILGKMAVSVVKALEHLHSNLSVIHRDVKPSNVLINTQGQVKMCDFGISGYLVDSVAKTIDAGCKPYMAPERINPEINQKGYNVKSDIWSLGITMIELAILRFPYDSWGTPFQQLKQVVEEPSPQLPADQFSPEFVDFTSLCLKKNSKERPNYPELMQHPFFISHESKETDVACFVKVILGD